From Euzebya sp., a single genomic window includes:
- a CDS encoding enoyl-CoA hydratase/isomerase family protein, translating into MADPVAVEDRDGVRWVVLDRPERRNAIDLELQTALGDALVAAATDEAVDAIVVAGRGPAFSAGGDLSRFADADPRSFRGSSHDLTATIGLVERIEKPVVAAIGGVATGAGLQLALACDLRIASTDARFMWREGHLGLLPAHGGIARLVAMVGLGPARDLVLGGGDVDAARAHQLGLVTAVVDPAELESAVTEAVERILRRGAQAYAAAKRVLGIVVADVHRGQLAETLGQSLLVTTEEHRDRLDAARRRR; encoded by the coding sequence ATGGCTGACCCCGTCGCCGTCGAGGACCGCGACGGCGTCCGCTGGGTGGTCCTCGACCGGCCCGAGCGGCGCAACGCGATCGACCTCGAGCTGCAGACCGCGCTCGGCGACGCGCTGGTCGCCGCGGCCACCGATGAGGCCGTGGACGCGATCGTCGTGGCCGGGCGGGGCCCGGCCTTCTCCGCCGGCGGGGACCTGAGCCGCTTCGCCGACGCCGATCCCCGCAGCTTCCGCGGGTCGAGCCACGACCTCACCGCCACCATCGGCCTGGTCGAGCGGATCGAGAAGCCCGTCGTCGCCGCGATCGGCGGCGTCGCGACCGGTGCGGGGCTCCAGCTGGCCCTGGCCTGCGACCTGCGGATCGCCTCGACCGACGCGCGGTTCATGTGGCGCGAGGGCCACCTCGGCCTGCTCCCCGCCCACGGCGGCATCGCCCGGCTGGTCGCGATGGTCGGCCTCGGCCCGGCGCGGGACCTGGTGCTGGGCGGCGGCGACGTCGACGCGGCGCGGGCGCACCAGCTCGGGCTGGTGACCGCCGTCGTCGACCCCGCCGAGCTCGAGTCGGCCGTGACCGAGGCCGTCGAGCGGATCCTCCGCCGCGGCGCCCAGGCCTACGCCGCCGCCAAGCGGGTGCTCGGCATCGTGGTCGCCGACGTCCACCGCGGTCAGCTCGCCGAGACCCTCGGCCAGAGCCTCCTGGTCACCACCGAGGAGCACCGCGACCGGCTGGACGCGGCACGCCGGCGCCGCTGA